A stretch of Oligoflexia bacterium DNA encodes these proteins:
- a CDS encoding pirin family protein, with product MNTKKIKMAYSVEDKHWVGDGFYVHGLLRPTEQLNPWISPFILMDYASPHAFPPSERPKGVGEHPHRGFETVTLAYQGEVEHRDSSGGGGIIKEGDVQWMTAGNGIVHDEFHSKAFSKKGGIFEMVQLWVNLPKKHKMTPAKYQNIVSKDIPIVDLGKASQAKVIAGKLEGHQGPAQTFTPINIYGLESKMQDELKIALDTGSNTVLLVMNGHVELENQTYTKQNIIIFEQDGEAVHFKTSENFKGLLLNGQPIDEPVVAHGPFVMNTKQEIYQAIEDYQNGKMGQL from the coding sequence ATGAATACGAAAAAAATAAAAATGGCCTACAGTGTTGAAGACAAGCATTGGGTGGGTGATGGCTTTTATGTCCATGGTCTTTTGCGTCCTACGGAACAACTTAATCCTTGGATCAGCCCGTTTATTTTAATGGATTATGCCTCACCGCATGCTTTTCCTCCCAGTGAAAGGCCCAAAGGTGTGGGTGAGCATCCACACAGAGGCTTTGAAACCGTGACTTTGGCTTATCAAGGTGAAGTGGAGCATAGAGATTCCTCTGGTGGCGGGGGTATCATTAAAGAAGGCGATGTGCAGTGGATGACAGCAGGAAATGGCATTGTTCATGATGAGTTTCATTCTAAAGCTTTTTCAAAAAAAGGCGGTATTTTTGAAATGGTGCAATTGTGGGTTAATCTTCCCAAAAAACATAAAATGACGCCAGCCAAGTATCAAAACATTGTCAGTAAAGATATTCCCATAGTGGACTTAGGAAAAGCAAGCCAAGCAAAAGTGATTGCAGGTAAGCTTGAAGGCCATCAGGGCCCTGCTCAGACCTTTACCCCCATTAATATCTATGGCCTGGAAAGTAAAATGCAAGATGAGCTTAAGATTGCTTTAGATACAGGTAGCAATACAGTGCTATTGGTGATGAATGGTCATGTTGAACTAGAAAATCAAACTTACACCAAACAAAATATCATTATTTTTGAGCAAGATGGGGAGGCCGTTCATTTTAAAACATCAGAAAACTTTAAAGGTTTATTGCTCAATGGTCAGCCTATTGATGAGCCGGTCGTGGCACATGGGCCATTTGTGATGAATACAAAACAAGAGATTTATCAAGCCATAGAAGATTATCAAAATGGAAAAATGGGGCAATTATAG
- a CDS encoding TIGR02266 family protein — MSVDKRSSNRVPLNTKVHLEFEKFSGFVSEFSHNISPGGMFIKTPNPLPIGSIVSFEFRLKDSFQLIQGLGEVSWIRSNVISADEPAGMGIRFREISDRSRDLIKAIVTQTKSQGDRPFDIDDQPDAVTSTISAHEAKEVYGSEPLKDALNSVPSSSDTTQAQPNDTHAAIDNLDAHLIDNTVSNPSLNDENDAFQATHTEIFDPSRRQNSNFDDVDDPLTSPDEHTFASMEDDPILSEGGSGLSDSFELSLDEEMNDPDFDSAGIVDNDQKSNPKPSSLGVKIFLSLIFISLLAGAYLLKDLYLPILKDIPFIAQYLDLPEDITPPTVVQPDPVEEKIQALTQNETPVEQVTADNTDDKTTEPDVEEITTAEASNPAKKQSDVANNLQEDQARSKDNIASNSQTKTPVAEKQSSKPEPPITSETTAQLETDPSLLRVKNLTWTVDKDDWVLVIETDKTMDRNNLVHNSLRNGPARELIILKGMQKDFSNRTIPVEQTGVYRIRTGYHQSKTPAELHVVIDILNSDIKMKKIQVLGSIVKVFFGAPVEQ, encoded by the coding sequence ATGAGCGTTGATAAAAGATCTTCCAATAGAGTACCTTTGAACACTAAGGTCCACTTAGAGTTTGAGAAGTTTAGTGGATTTGTTTCTGAGTTTTCACACAATATTTCTCCAGGCGGAATGTTTATAAAAACTCCTAACCCACTTCCTATTGGCAGTATTGTCAGTTTTGAATTTAGACTCAAAGACTCTTTTCAACTTATTCAGGGTCTGGGTGAAGTGTCTTGGATACGGTCTAATGTCATTTCTGCCGATGAACCGGCAGGTATGGGCATTCGTTTTAGAGAAATTTCAGATCGCAGCCGTGATTTAATCAAAGCCATTGTTACTCAAACCAAAAGCCAAGGTGATCGGCCATTTGATATTGATGACCAACCTGATGCTGTAACATCTACCATCTCCGCCCATGAAGCCAAAGAGGTTTATGGCTCAGAGCCTCTTAAAGATGCTTTAAACTCTGTACCCTCTTCAAGTGATACCACTCAAGCACAACCCAATGATACCCATGCTGCAATTGACAATTTAGATGCTCATTTAATAGATAATACAGTGTCTAATCCAAGCCTCAATGACGAAAACGACGCCTTCCAAGCAACGCATACTGAAATTTTTGATCCTTCCCGCCGTCAAAATTCAAATTTTGATGATGTTGATGATCCCTTAACCAGTCCAGATGAACATACTTTTGCCAGTATGGAAGATGATCCCATTTTATCTGAAGGAGGTTCTGGGCTGAGTGATAGTTTTGAACTTTCTCTTGATGAAGAAATGAATGACCCTGATTTTGATAGTGCGGGCATAGTAGATAATGATCAAAAGTCTAACCCCAAACCTTCATCTCTTGGTGTGAAGATTTTTTTGAGTTTAATTTTTATTTCGCTTTTAGCAGGTGCTTATCTACTTAAAGATTTATATTTACCTATCCTAAAAGATATACCTTTTATTGCCCAATACCTTGATTTGCCAGAAGACATAACGCCTCCAACCGTGGTTCAACCAGACCCTGTGGAAGAAAAAATTCAAGCCCTTACACAAAATGAAACACCTGTTGAACAAGTTACAGCTGATAATACCGATGACAAAACCACTGAACCTGATGTAGAAGAAATAACAACAGCTGAAGCATCAAACCCTGCAAAAAAACAATCGGATGTAGCCAATAACCTGCAAGAAGATCAAGCAAGATCCAAAGACAATATTGCTTCAAACTCTCAAACCAAAACACCTGTTGCTGAAAAACAAAGTTCTAAGCCAGAACCGCCTATAACATCTGAAACCACGGCTCAATTGGAAACTGATCCAAGCTTGCTCAGAGTGAAAAACTTAACATGGACAGTTGATAAAGATGATTGGGTTTTAGTCATTGAAACTGATAAAACCATGGATAGAAATAACCTAGTTCATAACTCACTTCGCAATGGCCCAGCCAGAGAGTTGATTATATTAAAAGGGATGCAAAAAGACTTTTCTAACCGTACAATCCCTGTTGAACAAACCGGTGTTTATAGAATAAGAACCGGATATCATCAAAGTAAAACCCCAGCCGAACTTCACGTTGTGATTGATATTCTTAACTCAGATATAAAAATGAAAAAAATCCAAGTCTTAGGCAGCATTGTTAAAGTGTTCTTTGGTGCCCCAGTTGAGCAGTAA
- a CDS encoding S41 family peptidase: MHKNKLVLASICILALGIYIQKSQDFKHWIIQFVPTSYSISNQLSQSNPLVSLDKTAKTFFYIDTAYVDPKRVSQQDMLEKALKDLSANIPEVQVLFPQSNKAELIVNKKRQSISTKVKHFHALHQTLSKALVFINEHRKTSMTPDQLEAIALNACLSTLDPHSLYLSKDIYEEMLVGTSGEFGGLGIVIGIRDKKLTIISPVEGSPASKAGLKSGDHITKIGTESTKNMILNEAVKRMRGPKGTKIKIAVARENWEKEREFTLKRDTINIVAVESELLPNNIAYMRIKSFQQDTASSAKKQLKAMHKDAGEFKGLILDLRGNPGGIFDQAVKISDMFLKSGVIVSTVGLNNTVNQKERAQARNTEENYPLVILVDEGSASASEIVAGALKERALIIGDTTFGKGSVQRLFDLPKDSALKLTIAQYLTPGEISIQGLGITPHVALHSVFLTKDVTNIYPSQKDYGEASLDGHLDNPNSEEKRDKNKILAKYNVRYLESLDEDGFLATRQTLGDSKSKRREKILQDFQVTLARKIIEKTSSGNLKPMLNVASAITQEANNEQNKLIENKLAKNNIDWHSSSKTCKSAPSITAYINSNDNYVLAGEKAKLHVTIKNSSNCDYHRAWVETESEQFFFDAQEILFGKIPSGKEISKTIELEIPKAMFMGLSKVNLSFNLDDNKHLFDQSFFVKINEKQNMPKFAYELWLIDQNKNHKIEDQEKADIFVKIKNLGDKNSDQSSVSIEAAEGSDLKVKKGHASVKQLYGKQNQTLSLGIEAKKPFNDKEIKLSLNISDFENNIFRTDSIMFNAQKIKKGKTLYSPPTIILDNTEQLHSERQGKFLSLSGKMQDDQAIKDYYILVNAKKVHYDSFDKASKQQNFSTTVPLDPGNNYVSIVTRDNQDIQTVKKILVQRKEAL, translated from the coding sequence ATGCATAAAAACAAGCTTGTTTTAGCTTCTATCTGTATTTTAGCTCTTGGCATTTACATTCAAAAAAGCCAAGATTTTAAACATTGGATCATTCAATTTGTTCCAACAAGCTACTCCATTTCTAATCAGCTAAGTCAGTCTAATCCTTTGGTGAGCTTAGATAAAACCGCTAAAACATTTTTTTATATTGATACGGCTTATGTTGATCCCAAACGTGTTTCTCAACAAGATATGTTGGAAAAAGCCCTCAAAGACTTAAGTGCCAATATTCCTGAAGTCCAAGTTTTATTCCCACAAAGCAATAAAGCAGAGCTCATTGTAAATAAAAAACGCCAAAGCATCTCTACAAAAGTGAAGCATTTTCATGCTTTGCATCAAACACTATCTAAAGCCCTTGTTTTTATTAATGAACATAGAAAAACCAGTATGACTCCGGATCAATTGGAAGCCATTGCACTCAATGCTTGCTTAAGCACCTTAGACCCACATAGTTTATATCTTTCTAAAGATATCTATGAAGAAATGTTGGTTGGGACATCCGGTGAGTTTGGTGGCTTGGGTATTGTTATTGGAATCAGAGATAAAAAGTTGACTATTATTAGCCCCGTTGAAGGCAGCCCAGCCAGCAAAGCTGGTTTAAAATCTGGCGACCACATCACCAAAATTGGAACTGAAAGTACAAAAAATATGATCCTCAATGAAGCTGTTAAACGGATGCGTGGCCCTAAAGGAACTAAAATTAAAATTGCAGTTGCTCGAGAGAATTGGGAAAAAGAGCGCGAGTTTACACTTAAAAGAGATACCATTAATATTGTTGCTGTTGAATCTGAACTCCTCCCTAATAATATTGCCTATATGCGCATTAAAAGTTTTCAACAAGACACCGCCAGTAGTGCAAAAAAACAGCTTAAAGCCATGCACAAAGATGCAGGAGAATTTAAAGGTTTAATTTTAGACCTGCGCGGGAATCCTGGGGGTATCTTTGATCAAGCCGTAAAAATCTCAGATATGTTTTTAAAATCCGGCGTTATTGTTTCTACCGTTGGCTTAAACAATACAGTGAATCAAAAAGAACGTGCTCAAGCGCGTAATACAGAAGAAAACTATCCTTTGGTTATTCTGGTAGATGAAGGCAGTGCCAGTGCTTCTGAAATTGTAGCTGGAGCTTTAAAAGAACGTGCTCTTATTATTGGCGATACAACCTTTGGTAAAGGCAGTGTGCAGCGCTTATTTGACTTACCCAAAGATTCTGCTTTAAAACTCACCATAGCTCAGTATTTAACCCCAGGAGAAATTTCTATTCAAGGCTTAGGCATAACACCTCATGTTGCTTTGCACAGCGTTTTTCTGACCAAAGATGTAACCAATATTTATCCCAGCCAAAAAGACTATGGTGAGGCCAGTTTGGATGGTCACTTGGATAACCCCAACTCTGAAGAAAAAAGAGATAAAAATAAAATTTTGGCTAAATACAACGTTAGGTATTTAGAAAGCTTGGATGAAGATGGTTTTTTAGCTACACGACAAACTTTGGGTGACAGCAAAAGTAAACGCAGAGAAAAAATCCTACAGGATTTTCAAGTGACTTTGGCTAGAAAAATTATTGAAAAAACCAGCTCTGGCAATCTTAAGCCTATGCTTAATGTCGCCAGTGCTATTACTCAGGAAGCAAATAATGAACAAAATAAATTGATAGAAAATAAGTTAGCCAAAAATAATATTGATTGGCACAGCTCCAGTAAAACCTGTAAATCAGCGCCAAGCATCACTGCATATATTAACTCTAATGATAACTATGTTCTAGCTGGAGAAAAAGCCAAATTACATGTGACTATTAAAAACTCCTCCAACTGTGATTATCACCGTGCATGGGTAGAAACTGAGTCAGAACAATTCTTCTTTGATGCTCAAGAGATTTTATTTGGTAAAATTCCATCTGGCAAAGAAATTTCTAAAACTATAGAACTAGAAATTCCTAAGGCTATGTTTATGGGGCTTTCAAAAGTGAATTTATCCTTTAATCTGGATGATAATAAACATTTATTTGATCAATCCTTCTTTGTAAAAATCAATGAAAAACAAAATATGCCTAAATTTGCTTACGAACTTTGGTTGATTGATCAAAATAAAAATCACAAAATTGAAGATCAAGAAAAAGCTGACATCTTTGTAAAAATAAAAAATTTGGGTGATAAAAACTCTGATCAGAGCTCTGTATCGATTGAAGCTGCTGAAGGCTCTGATTTAAAAGTTAAAAAAGGCCACGCTTCTGTTAAACAACTCTATGGCAAACAAAATCAAACGTTATCTTTGGGCATTGAAGCAAAAAAGCCCTTCAATGATAAAGAGATTAAACTCAGTTTAAACATCAGCGATTTTGAAAATAATATTTTTAGGACAGATAGCATTATGTTTAATGCACAAAAAATTAAAAAAGGGAAAACTCTATATTCTCCCCCCACAATTATTTTAGATAATACTGAGCAATTGCATAGTGAACGGCAAGGCAAGTTTTTAAGTTTGTCTGGAAAAATGCAAGATGACCAAGCCATTAAAGATTATTATATTTTGGTCAACGCCAAAAAAGTACATTACGATAGTTTTGACAAAGCAAGCAAGCAACAAAACTTTTCAACCACTGTACCGCTAGATCCAGGCAACAACTATGTCAGCATTGTTACCCGTGATAACCAGGACATTCAAACGGTAAAAAAAATATTGGTCCAACGTAAAGAAGCTTTATAA
- the gspN gene encoding type II secretion system protein GspN, producing the protein MKNFLNQLLTFFPNKELLKQNRKYILVGIIVFCLGFVWHFPAQGILSNIIKTIEKQTGVSIQTDDLRLAFPVGLKADNVHITNIPIPALAQTGVKLEKFSIKVSPLSLITYPLKKSGSISVTGQQQKMSFKSNIKISKDVVKAKGSAKGLNMDHDLFIPSAGAKMTIQGQLSTEFNFLSNILALQKNDFSSLEGTLKTTLKQATITPPLMSAIKFDQIKLDSATEKSKAVIKSLKMDGPMLSGSLNGYVDLRPVIDRSITDIDGKIQIGKEGQSLQSMLQLANIRFDASGKGAFKITGPLNAVLIKSY; encoded by the coding sequence ATGAAAAATTTTTTGAATCAACTTCTTACTTTTTTCCCAAATAAGGAACTTTTAAAACAGAACCGCAAGTATATTTTAGTGGGTATCATTGTTTTTTGTCTTGGTTTTGTTTGGCACTTTCCAGCACAAGGGATTCTTAGCAACATTATTAAAACGATAGAAAAACAAACTGGGGTTTCAATTCAAACGGATGATCTTCGTTTGGCATTTCCAGTTGGATTAAAAGCTGACAATGTTCATATAACCAATATACCAATTCCTGCCTTAGCCCAAACTGGTGTCAAACTTGAAAAATTTTCAATTAAGGTTTCACCTTTAAGTCTTATCACTTATCCATTGAAAAAATCAGGTTCTATTAGTGTTACGGGGCAACAACAGAAGATGTCTTTTAAAAGCAATATCAAGATTAGCAAAGATGTTGTCAAAGCCAAAGGCAGTGCCAAAGGCTTAAATATGGATCATGATTTATTTATCCCTAGTGCTGGCGCAAAAATGACAATTCAAGGCCAACTTTCAACCGAATTTAACTTTTTAAGTAATATTCTTGCCTTACAAAAAAATGATTTCTCGTCCCTGGAAGGAACACTTAAAACAACACTCAAACAAGCAACCATAACCCCACCCTTAATGAGCGCCATAAAATTTGATCAAATAAAGCTGGATAGTGCTACAGAAAAATCAAAGGCGGTTATCAAATCTTTAAAAATGGATGGCCCCATGCTTTCTGGATCACTCAATGGTTACGTTGACTTAAGACCGGTTATAGATCGCAGTATTACTGACATAGATGGTAAAATACAAATTGGCAAAGAGGGGCAATCTTTACAAAGCATGCTACAATTGGCCAATATTCGTTTTGATGCCTCAGGCAAAGGAGCCTTTAAAATTACAGGTCCTCTGAATGCTGTGCTTATTAAAAGCTATTAA
- a CDS encoding OmpA family protein gives MFKKILFTISLVWGSWAFALNSHLIRPVGDQYGGFSVHGTRILKPGTFEVGSVFQYVSNPIDFRRFNITNQDAVENMGVLDSYFSLGFFDWLSFGALLPINITGSVNDFNNLSLDTGPSLGDLYLHATLSFFDQEKFIGLALVPFVTLPLDVNTLDQFNDSAPSLGAYLVLDKDILNKHYVAVNLGGQYRFEEEGILGSAFSVSHAFLYALAYTYHLDTEKNTDLFIEARGASNLDNLFTQQETMPIEALAGMRIRVFKQKLSLVFGGGKGFSNAYGSSDYRAFAGLSYLGDREVRKSQNDENKKPIAEQPVQAPVVAEKKPEVKAPEQISQLYVVIKDENKKLIMVDMDLVNEQGEVVQKFSGTSWRKNTAPGFYTLRVNKNGYEPIEKKLQLKLRKRHSYDLTLKKENTSPPMLGNKIDFLGRIQFNSGKATIRPVSYKALNEVAGIMKKYPQIKLLRIEAHTDSFGSDSLNLKLSQQRAASVEAFLLAAGIEASRLNAIGLGETQPIESNSTPQGRAKNRRVEFTVVKSDPVQGLGLKK, from the coding sequence ATGTTTAAAAAAATTTTATTCACAATCAGTCTTGTGTGGGGATCATGGGCTTTTGCACTTAACTCCCACTTAATCCGACCAGTAGGAGATCAATATGGCGGATTCTCAGTGCATGGAACGCGGATACTTAAGCCCGGAACATTTGAAGTAGGTAGTGTTTTTCAGTATGTCAGCAATCCAATTGATTTTAGACGTTTTAATATTACCAACCAAGATGCAGTTGAAAATATGGGAGTATTGGATAGTTATTTTAGTTTAGGCTTTTTTGATTGGTTATCTTTTGGGGCCTTGCTGCCCATTAATATCACGGGTAGTGTTAATGATTTTAATAATTTAAGTCTAGATACCGGGCCATCTTTAGGTGATTTATATTTACATGCTACACTAAGTTTTTTTGATCAAGAAAAGTTTATTGGCTTGGCTTTGGTTCCCTTTGTGACATTGCCTTTAGATGTAAATACATTGGATCAATTCAATGACTCTGCACCCAGTTTGGGAGCTTACTTGGTCTTAGATAAAGATATTTTAAATAAACATTATGTTGCTGTTAATTTAGGTGGACAGTATCGTTTTGAAGAAGAAGGCATTTTAGGAAGTGCATTTAGCGTTAGCCATGCATTTTTATACGCACTGGCTTATACCTATCACCTTGACACAGAAAAAAATACAGATCTTTTTATTGAAGCAAGAGGCGCTAGCAATTTAGACAATCTTTTTACACAACAAGAAACCATGCCTATAGAAGCGCTAGCAGGTATGCGTATTCGGGTATTTAAACAAAAGTTATCTTTGGTTTTTGGTGGCGGAAAAGGCTTTAGCAATGCCTATGGTAGCAGTGACTATCGAGCGTTTGCCGGCCTTTCTTATTTAGGCGATCGTGAAGTTAGAAAAAGCCAAAATGATGAAAATAAAAAACCTATAGCAGAACAGCCCGTGCAAGCTCCTGTTGTGGCAGAAAAAAAGCCAGAAGTTAAAGCACCAGAGCAAATTTCACAATTGTATGTGGTCATTAAAGATGAAAATAAAAAGTTAATTATGGTTGATATGGATTTGGTGAATGAACAAGGTGAAGTTGTTCAAAAATTTTCAGGAACCAGTTGGAGAAAAAACACAGCTCCTGGTTTTTATACCTTAAGGGTCAATAAAAATGGTTATGAACCCATAGAAAAAAAATTACAATTGAAGCTTAGAAAAAGACATAGTTATGATTTAACCTTAAAAAAGGAAAATACTTCTCCACCAATGTTAGGTAATAAAATTGACTTTCTAGGCAGAATACAATTTAACTCGGGTAAAGCAACCATTAGACCCGTGTCTTACAAAGCATTAAACGAAGTTGCGGGGATCATGAAAAAATATCCACAAATTAAACTTTTACGAATTGAAGCGCATACAGATAGTTTTGGTTCTGACAGTCTCAATTTAAAATTATCTCAGCAACGTGCTGCGAGTGTTGAGGCGTTTTTACTTGCAGCAGGGATTGAAGCAAGTCGTTTAAATGCAATAGGCTTGGGTGAAACGCAACCTATAGAAAGTAACTCAACTCCACAAGGAAGAGCAAAAAACCGTAGAGTTGAGTTTACTGTTGTTAAATCTGATCCTGTCCAAGGCTTAGGTTTAAAAAAATAA
- a CDS encoding tetratricopeptide repeat protein: MLILATTLCAYALLSNIPFLYYEVVGIEQNPKLIDDSLFWQSYFNFRGLFYKPLSLLSYHLNHGLCGPSSVCFHWTNFFIHLANVVLIFFLSKKIGLKHFVFCTLFFALHPLATACVSQIHGRPYALGSFFMLLALNFNFSNFNKKTEKYRSVYLNLGIVFLFFCMFLSKQSFIIFPLIFLFHSWNTINSKQKTYLYISLTTLCLCFLIGIFYLDIVPNISKAIVSPKIYLISQLGNALTLIQFYFFPFQTALVHDLYFYASVFYLEVMTGILLLTLWIFLIVKHRSSLLGWLFFSFLFMIIPTNSIIPKNEVIREWRLYPSLIFLSLLWAYGLDYIDARLKCLPIKKGFKYFILYVPLMLYSILQLSTVYKQNQIYTDPILAWQQVTQHYPYSSDAYNNIGVWYARQKNYKTAQIYFKKAISLDPKNFAYELNMAACYREMQQPALNRKHTAIAKKKASVYNNRSHSFHLKP; encoded by the coding sequence ATGTTGATTCTTGCAACAACATTGTGTGCGTATGCTTTACTCAGCAATATTCCTTTTTTATATTATGAAGTTGTTGGCATAGAGCAAAATCCAAAACTCATAGATGACTCATTATTCTGGCAATCGTATTTTAATTTTAGAGGTTTATTTTATAAGCCTCTAAGTTTATTAAGCTATCACCTTAACCATGGTTTATGTGGGCCATCTTCTGTTTGTTTTCATTGGACAAATTTTTTCATTCACCTTGCAAATGTTGTTTTGATTTTTTTCCTTAGCAAAAAAATAGGTCTTAAACACTTTGTTTTTTGCACACTTTTTTTTGCTTTACATCCTCTAGCCACAGCTTGTGTTAGCCAAATTCATGGTCGGCCCTATGCTTTAGGAAGTTTTTTTATGCTTTTGGCCTTAAATTTTAATTTCTCTAATTTTAATAAGAAAACTGAAAAGTATCGGTCTGTCTATTTAAACCTTGGCATTGTTTTTTTGTTTTTTTGTATGTTTTTAAGCAAACAGAGTTTTATTATTTTTCCACTGATTTTTTTATTTCATTCATGGAACACCATAAACTCTAAACAAAAAACTTATCTTTACATTTCTCTGACTACTCTTTGTTTATGCTTTCTTATAGGCATTTTTTATTTGGATATTGTTCCTAATATATCTAAAGCCATTGTTTCTCCAAAAATTTATTTGATCTCACAGCTAGGTAATGCACTAACATTGATTCAATTCTATTTTTTCCCTTTTCAAACAGCCTTGGTACACGATCTTTATTTTTATGCTTCAGTTTTTTATCTTGAAGTTATGACCGGCATACTATTGCTGACTTTGTGGATCTTTCTGATTGTAAAACACCGATCTTCTTTGTTAGGGTGGTTATTCTTTTCTTTTCTTTTTATGATCATTCCTACCAACAGCATTATTCCCAAAAATGAAGTGATCCGTGAGTGGCGTCTTTACCCTAGCTTAATTTTTCTTTCTCTATTATGGGCTTATGGTTTAGATTATATTGATGCCAGACTAAAATGTCTTCCAATAAAAAAAGGATTTAAGTACTTTATTTTGTACGTACCTTTAATGCTTTATAGTATTTTACAATTGTCCACTGTCTATAAACAAAATCAAATTTACACGGACCCTATTTTAGCTTGGCAACAAGTGACCCAACACTATCCCTACTCAAGCGATGCTTATAATAATATAGGTGTATGGTATGCTCGCCAGAAAAATTATAAAACGGCTCAGATTTACTTTAAAAAAGCAATATCCCTTGATCCAAAAAACTTTGCCTACGAATTAAACATGGCCGCATGTTATAGAGAAATGCAACAACCCGCCTTGAATAGAAAACACACCGCAATCGCAAAAAAAAAGGCCTCTGTTTATAACAACAGAAGCCACTCTTTTCATTTAAAACCTTAA
- a CDS encoding FN3 associated domain-containing protein, whose amino-acid sequence MMKNKVLYGVLGLMLLVMMSACGKKDPVADPILNPKTVLQDPFVESINFSIISGYNVFYTFSLDGAASEPNCSDNGVNYTGPFLIGGPDETVSIKAIACEGEESSEVVSGTYVFGSDS is encoded by the coding sequence ATGATGAAGAATAAAGTTTTATATGGAGTTTTGGGTTTAATGTTATTGGTCATGATGAGCGCATGTGGTAAAAAAGATCCGGTTGCTGATCCTATTTTGAACCCAAAAACAGTGTTACAAGATCCTTTTGTAGAAAGTATTAATTTTAGTATCATCAGTGGTTACAATGTATTTTATACTTTTTCTCTTGATGGTGCTGCCTCTGAACCCAATTGTTCAGACAATGGCGTTAATTATACCGGTCCATTTTTAATTGGTGGTCCCGATGAAACAGTCAGTATCAAAGCCATTGCTTGTGAAGGAGAAGAGTCTTCAGAAGTGGTCAGTGGAACCTATGTTTTTGGTTCTGATAGTTAA
- a CDS encoding calcium/sodium antiporter gives MFMYIAVLVLGLVLLIWSADRFVDDASLISKHLGMSPLLIGMIIIGFGTSAPEMVVSAISAFEGNPGIALGNAFGSNITNIALIIGFTAVCSPIVVDSAILKKELPILSLLSLFVVFLLSDFMLSRQDAIIILFVFAALMAWTIHQGLSKPDDTYAQSVEEDLTTLNKPLKSTILSLIVGIVILLLSSRALVWGAVGISKFFGVSDIVIGLTIVAIGTSLPELAASVAAAKKNEPDMVLGNILGSNLFNTLAVIGIAGIIQPLTLAQEILYRDILVMLILTLSLFLFGYGFKKQGEIGRTKGLVLLVCYVSYTTYLLKTVLS, from the coding sequence ATGTTCATGTATATTGCTGTTCTTGTTTTAGGTTTGGTCCTTCTGATTTGGAGTGCTGATCGTTTTGTGGATGATGCTTCTCTTATTTCTAAGCACTTAGGTATGTCTCCTTTACTCATTGGTATGATCATCATTGGTTTTGGCACCTCTGCTCCAGAAATGGTGGTTTCTGCTATTTCTGCTTTTGAAGGCAACCCTGGTATTGCCTTGGGTAATGCTTTTGGTTCAAACATCACCAATATTGCTTTAATTATTGGTTTTACAGCTGTTTGTTCACCCATCGTGGTTGATTCAGCGATTTTAAAAAAAGAATTGCCCATACTCAGTCTGCTGAGTTTATTTGTGGTTTTTTTACTGTCTGACTTTATGTTAAGCCGCCAAGATGCCATCATTATTTTATTTGTTTTTGCTGCATTGATGGCTTGGACAATTCATCAAGGCCTCAGCAAACCTGATGATACCTATGCACAAAGTGTTGAAGAAGACCTTACTACACTCAACAAACCATTAAAATCCACCATTCTAAGTTTAATTGTTGGAATCGTTATTTTACTGCTCAGTTCACGGGCTTTGGTTTGGGGTGCTGTTGGAATTTCAAAGTTTTTTGGTGTTTCAGATATTGTTATAGGTTTAACCATTGTAGCCATAGGCACATCACTACCTGAATTGGCTGCTTCAGTGGCTGCTGCAAAAAAAAATGAACCTGATATGGTTTTGGGTAATATCTTGGGCTCAAATTTATTCAACACCTTGGCTGTTATAGGTATTGCAGGCATTATTCAACCTTTAACTTTAGCACAAGAAATTCTCTACCGAGATATTCTGGTCATGCTGATTTTAACTTTATCTCTGTTTCTATTTGGTTATGGCTTTAAAAAACAGGGAGAAATTGGACGCACAAAAGGCTTGGTTTTGCTGGTCTGTTATGTGTCTTACACCACATACTTACTTAAAACCGTTTTGAGCTAA